Proteins encoded within one genomic window of Akkermansiaceae bacterium:
- a CDS encoding pirin family protein codes for MTSNPALTVRRATERGHGNHGWLDSWHSFSFGDYYDPAHMGFRSLRVINDDKVAPKAGFPTHPHRDMEIFSYVLEGALAHEDSMGNKRVLHPGEIQLMRAGSGVRHSEFNPSASGRTHLLQVWITPATRGLDPAYTEWKPAGDAVQAKTLVISPDGRDGSATIAQDAFVHLLKLDGTASASHLLEEGRGLWLHVAKGDVEVNGIKLEAGDAVSLEQAGEVKITAIGGSAEALLFDLA; via the coding sequence ATGACAAGCAACCCCGCACTGACAGTCCGCCGCGCGACGGAGCGCGGCCACGGCAACCACGGCTGGCTCGACAGTTGGCATTCCTTTTCCTTCGGTGACTACTATGATCCGGCGCATATGGGCTTCCGCTCGCTCCGCGTGATCAATGACGACAAGGTGGCTCCGAAGGCCGGGTTCCCCACGCACCCCCACCGGGACATGGAGATCTTTTCCTACGTGCTGGAGGGGGCGCTGGCCCATGAGGACTCCATGGGCAACAAGAGGGTGCTGCACCCGGGTGAGATCCAGCTCATGCGGGCCGGATCCGGTGTGCGCCACTCCGAGTTCAACCCATCCGCCTCCGGCCGCACCCACCTGCTGCAGGTCTGGATCACGCCCGCCACACGGGGGCTGGATCCTGCCTACACGGAGTGGAAGCCCGCCGGAGATGCCGTGCAGGCAAAGACGCTGGTCATCTCCCCGGACGGCCGGGACGGCTCCGCCACCATCGCCCAGGATGCCTTTGTCCATTTGCTGAAACTGGATGGCACCGCATCCGCCTCCCACCTGCTGGAAGAAGGGCGCGGCCTCTGGCTGCACGTCGCCAAAGGCGATGTGGAAGTAAATGGAATAAAATTGGAAGCAGGAGACGCCGTATCGCTCGAACAAGCGGGCGAAGTCAAAATCACGGCCATCGGCGGATCCGCCGAGGCACTCCTGTTCGATCTCGCATAA
- a CDS encoding LysR family transcriptional regulator, with protein MELRQLRNFLTICEEGSITAAARALRITQPALSRQIKGLEDDLGVQLLERGAHSVSLTPAGDALMAEGKKFVRAADAMIEKVKLAGIGEPLRIGYAPSLAGDFLGIAIERFTQIHPRVRISLSDCSSSEMRAGLASGKLDLILAPPGTQQDIRWETLRTYGWRLVMKTNHPLADKKKVSPADLSGEKLLLYDREHYPEYWERITGFFREHKLQAKVAGEFDGITSLLSALEAGLGVALLADNIAIGKGRRDALTGIPIEKEPGKIVVAAGVLADQPCRPSVLAFIEELKQAAKGR; from the coding sequence ATGGAACTGCGGCAACTGAGGAATTTCCTGACCATCTGCGAGGAAGGCAGCATCACCGCCGCCGCCCGCGCCCTGAGGATCACCCAGCCCGCCCTCAGCCGCCAGATCAAGGGCCTGGAGGACGACCTGGGCGTGCAGCTCCTCGAACGCGGCGCCCACTCCGTGAGCCTCACCCCCGCCGGTGACGCCCTCATGGCCGAAGGGAAAAAGTTCGTCCGCGCCGCGGATGCGATGATCGAGAAAGTGAAGCTGGCCGGCATCGGCGAGCCACTGAGGATCGGCTACGCGCCGTCGCTTGCGGGGGATTTCCTAGGCATCGCCATCGAGCGTTTCACCCAGATCCACCCCCGCGTGCGCATCAGCCTGAGCGATTGCTCCTCCTCGGAGATGCGGGCAGGACTGGCATCCGGCAAGCTCGACCTCATCCTCGCCCCTCCCGGCACCCAGCAGGACATCCGCTGGGAAACGCTGCGCACCTATGGCTGGCGGCTGGTGATGAAGACCAACCATCCGCTGGCGGACAAAAAGAAAGTATCCCCCGCCGATCTGTCAGGGGAAAAGCTCCTGCTCTATGACCGGGAACACTATCCGGAGTATTGGGAGCGCATCACCGGCTTCTTCCGCGAGCACAAGCTCCAGGCAAAGGTGGCCGGGGAATTCGACGGCATCACCAGCCTGCTCTCCGCGCTGGAGGCAGGTCTCGGTGTGGCCCTGCTGGCGGACAACATCGCCATCGGCAAAGGCCGCCGCGACGCGTTGACCGGCATCCCCATCGAGAAGGAACCCGGGAAGATCGTGGTCGCCGCCGGGGTCCTGGCCGACCAACCATGCCGCCCGTCCGTCCTCGCTTTCATCGAGGAACTCAAGCAGGCGGCGAAAGGGAGGTAG
- a CDS encoding Gfo/Idh/MocA family oxidoreductase yields the protein MNPSNPTDRRSFLKTGGLVTAAAAMPAILRAQDAAKAAGDIKVALVGCGGRGTGAAAQSLNCPGTRLVAVADAFPDNAQRALDSLKKQFGEKVDVPQERVFSGFDAYKAAIDACDLVILTTPPGFRPTHFEYAVEKGKHVFLEKPVAVDGPGVRKVLEAAKKADEKGLKIVGGLQRHYQNSYLETLAKVKEGIIGDIVSAQVYWSGGGVWTRARKEGMSEMEYQMRNWYYFNWICGDHIVEQHIHNIDVVNWFKGGAHPVKANGIGGRTKRVGKDWGEIYDHHYVEFTYADGTVMNSQCKHWDGTWSRVSESIMGSQGTAQPGQIKDRSGKVIWRFKGPDNNPYQTEHDVLVKHIQENKPINDAYFTAESTLSAILGRMATYSGQEVTWEQALNSTLDTMPKNLAWDADPGPKAGADGLYPAPIPGVTKVL from the coding sequence ATGAATCCGTCAAATCCAACCGACCGACGCTCTTTCCTCAAAACCGGTGGCCTCGTCACGGCCGCCGCCGCGATGCCCGCCATCCTCCGTGCGCAGGATGCCGCGAAAGCAGCCGGTGACATCAAGGTGGCCCTCGTCGGCTGCGGTGGCCGTGGAACCGGCGCCGCCGCCCAGTCCCTCAACTGCCCAGGCACCCGCCTCGTCGCGGTGGCGGATGCGTTTCCGGACAATGCCCAGCGTGCGCTGGACAGCCTGAAGAAGCAGTTCGGCGAGAAGGTGGATGTGCCGCAGGAGCGCGTCTTCTCCGGCTTCGACGCCTACAAGGCCGCGATCGACGCCTGTGACCTGGTGATCCTCACCACGCCTCCCGGCTTCCGTCCGACCCATTTCGAATATGCCGTGGAGAAGGGCAAGCACGTCTTCCTGGAGAAGCCCGTCGCTGTTGACGGCCCGGGTGTCCGCAAGGTTCTGGAAGCCGCGAAGAAGGCGGATGAAAAGGGCCTCAAGATCGTCGGTGGCCTCCAGCGCCACTATCAGAACAGCTACCTGGAGACGCTGGCGAAGGTGAAGGAAGGCATCATCGGTGACATCGTTTCCGCCCAGGTCTACTGGAGCGGCGGCGGCGTCTGGACCCGCGCCCGCAAGGAAGGCATGAGCGAGATGGAATACCAGATGCGGAACTGGTACTACTTCAACTGGATCTGCGGCGACCACATCGTCGAGCAGCACATCCACAACATCGACGTCGTCAACTGGTTCAAGGGTGGCGCACACCCGGTGAAGGCCAACGGCATCGGCGGACGCACCAAGCGCGTCGGCAAGGATTGGGGCGAAATCTACGACCACCACTACGTTGAGTTCACCTATGCGGACGGCACGGTGATGAACAGCCAGTGCAAGCACTGGGACGGCACCTGGTCCCGCGTGAGCGAGTCCATCATGGGCTCCCAGGGCACCGCCCAGCCCGGCCAGATCAAGGACCGTTCCGGCAAGGTCATCTGGCGCTTCAAGGGACCGGACAACAACCCTTACCAGACCGAGCACGACGTGCTGGTGAAGCACATCCAGGAGAACAAGCCGATCAACGACGCTTACTTCACCGCGGAGTCCACGCTCAGCGCGATCCTCGGCCGGATGGCCACCTACTCCGGTCAGGAAGTGACCTGGGAGCAGGCGCTCAACTCCACCCTCGACACCATGCCGAAGAACCTCGCATGGGACGCGGATCCTGGCCCGAAGGCCGGTGCGGACGGCCTCTACCCGGCCCCCATCCCCGGCGTGACCAAGGTGCTCTGA
- a CDS encoding tetratricopeptide repeat protein has translation MKFSAFLSLVLALALAPLMAQDAPTPAADPKKESEAPKQELSANQRAFLNLPEEQRKEFAKHLGEASRLFQAKRVFESLDELFKAEKIFKDAPEIYNLRGSCYVEFRDFDKAMEDFRRASQLSPNNPSIEFNIAEVLFVTKKWQEAHDAFEKLMVLLPPNDVALGRLVEFKLLLCKEKLGKKNEVIVLAGKYDYLDESPFHYFAQAALAYEANDLLKAEEWLAMSGRIFQDPNVLAPWQDTLVEFGYIKSFYGDDAATPPGN, from the coding sequence ATGAAATTTTCTGCCTTCTTATCCCTCGTTCTCGCCCTGGCTCTGGCACCCCTGATGGCGCAGGACGCGCCCACACCGGCCGCCGACCCGAAAAAGGAAAGTGAAGCGCCGAAACAGGAACTGAGCGCGAACCAGAGGGCATTCCTCAACCTGCCGGAGGAACAGCGGAAGGAATTCGCCAAGCATCTGGGTGAGGCGTCCCGCCTGTTTCAGGCGAAGCGGGTGTTCGAGTCGCTGGACGAGCTGTTCAAGGCGGAGAAAATCTTCAAGGACGCTCCGGAGATCTACAACCTCCGTGGTTCCTGCTACGTCGAGTTCCGGGACTTCGACAAGGCGATGGAGGACTTCCGCAGGGCGAGCCAGCTTTCACCAAACAACCCCAGCATCGAGTTCAACATCGCGGAAGTCCTGTTTGTGACCAAAAAATGGCAGGAGGCGCACGATGCTTTCGAGAAGCTGATGGTTCTCCTTCCGCCGAACGATGTCGCGTTGGGCCGCTTGGTCGAGTTCAAGCTGCTTCTGTGCAAGGAGAAGCTGGGAAAGAAGAACGAAGTGATCGTCCTGGCGGGCAAGTATGACTACCTGGATGAGTCTCCGTTCCACTATTTCGCGCAGGCGGCGCTGGCCTATGAGGCCAACGATCTCCTGAAGGCGGAGGAGTGGCTGGCGATGAGCGGCCGCATTTTCCAGGATCCCAACGTGCTGGCACCCTGGCAGGATACCCTGGTGGAGTTCGGCTACATCAAGAGCTTCTACGGGGATGACGCGGCAACGCCCCCCGGAAACTGA
- a CDS encoding NAD+ synthase — MKIGLAQTNAVIGDFPGNIKRILAAYRECLEAGADLVITPEMALSGYPPRDLVFKSQFVPKCLQALDHLAEGIRDVPLLVGYLDHNTSGRPGKPFRNAAAWLEGGEIRHRIWKTLLPTYDVFDERRYFEPGESCEPVLWKGRRIGITICEDIWTEDYLQRPLYERDPAEELAAKGIDLLLNLSASPFHVGKPAQRREMLGAVARQAKVPVVYCNATGGQDQLIFDGHSLVVRADGTTAAQMSGFVEQTLVIDPFAPPAASAVTDEPDAAQLYHALVLGLRDYATKCGFTSACLGLSGGIDSALTAVLAADALGAENVHGLTMPSPYSSGGSVDDSVALAENLGIRCDRVPISDIYHTIKATLKPLFSGKPEDVTEENIQARIRGLLLMALSNKDGHLLLTTGNKSELAVGYCTIYGDMCGGLAAISDLPKTRVYELCRWINREKEIIPWNTIDKPPSAELRPDQKDQDTLPPYDILDAILELYVERHLSTDEIISAGYEENMVRWIQRRVDLNEWKRQQAAPGLRVTSKAFGIGRRMPVVQRFVG, encoded by the coding sequence ATGAAGATCGGCCTCGCGCAAACCAACGCCGTCATCGGGGACTTCCCCGGAAACATCAAACGCATCCTGGCCGCCTACCGCGAATGCCTGGAAGCAGGGGCGGATCTCGTCATCACCCCGGAGATGGCGCTTTCCGGTTATCCGCCGCGTGACCTGGTCTTCAAGTCGCAGTTCGTTCCGAAGTGCCTGCAGGCTCTGGATCATCTCGCGGAGGGTATCCGCGATGTGCCGTTGCTCGTGGGCTATCTGGACCACAATACCTCCGGCCGCCCGGGCAAGCCGTTCCGGAATGCCGCCGCCTGGCTGGAGGGAGGGGAAATCCGCCACCGGATCTGGAAAACCCTCCTCCCCACCTACGACGTGTTCGACGAGCGCCGCTACTTCGAACCCGGGGAATCCTGCGAGCCTGTCCTCTGGAAGGGCCGCCGCATCGGCATCACCATCTGCGAGGACATCTGGACGGAGGACTACCTCCAGCGCCCGCTCTACGAACGGGATCCCGCCGAGGAACTGGCCGCGAAGGGCATCGATCTCCTGCTCAATCTCAGCGCCTCCCCTTTCCATGTGGGGAAGCCCGCGCAACGCCGGGAGATGCTCGGTGCCGTCGCCCGGCAGGCAAAGGTGCCGGTCGTCTATTGCAACGCCACCGGCGGCCAGGACCAGCTCATTTTCGACGGTCATTCACTGGTCGTCCGTGCGGATGGGACGACCGCCGCGCAGATGTCCGGCTTTGTGGAGCAGACGCTGGTGATCGATCCGTTCGCCCCCCCTGCGGCTTCTGCCGTCACGGATGAACCGGACGCGGCCCAGCTCTACCACGCTCTGGTCCTGGGCCTGCGCGACTATGCGACGAAGTGCGGCTTCACGAGTGCCTGCCTGGGCCTCAGCGGCGGCATCGACTCCGCCCTCACCGCCGTGCTGGCGGCGGACGCGCTGGGAGCGGAAAATGTCCACGGCCTCACCATGCCCAGCCCCTACTCCTCCGGTGGCAGCGTGGATGACTCCGTGGCGCTGGCGGAGAATCTGGGCATCCGCTGCGACAGGGTCCCCATCAGCGACATCTACCACACCATCAAGGCCACGCTGAAACCCCTCTTCTCCGGCAAGCCGGAGGACGTCACGGAGGAAAACATCCAGGCCCGCATCCGCGGGTTGCTGCTCATGGCGCTGTCCAACAAGGACGGCCACCTCCTCCTCACCACCGGCAACAAGAGCGAGCTGGCCGTGGGCTACTGCACCATCTACGGGGACATGTGCGGAGGGTTGGCCGCCATCTCCGACCTGCCGAAAACCCGCGTCTATGAGCTGTGCCGCTGGATCAACCGCGAAAAGGAGATCATCCCGTGGAACACCATCGACAAGCCGCCGAGCGCGGAACTGCGCCCGGACCAGAAGGACCAGGACACCCTGCCCCCCTACGACATCCTGGATGCCATCCTGGAACTCTACGTGGAGAGGCATCTTTCCACGGATGAAATCATCTCAGCGGGTTACGAGGAAAACATGGTCCGCTGGATCCAGCGCCGGGTGGACCTGAACGAGTGGAAACGCCAGCAGGCGGCACCCGGCCTGCGCGTCACCTCGAAGGCGTTCGGCATCGGCCGCCGGATGCCGGTGGTCCAGCGTTTCGTCGGCTGA
- a CDS encoding right-handed parallel beta-helix repeat-containing protein — MTLSDARKTLGLGPDDDPRPFLNEFKEARERIAEMVRTAPNDTLAERYQKGLMDFDQALAAVREHLEAVGLLPRSSDQTQVSTPAEAPSAEIVPSAPEETVPAATEESAQPAPPEEIPPAPAPMPAVAETASLPPPEQPTTVDVESAPPPAQGAPPEVSPAAAAPSVPEENPAPATQVTDTPVSEKPAFIFERTESLPPSAPPLPDVTGKSDEDAEDDVPARKSNRAAKVAWLLTVILLCIAGMMFYLKREEDLRLQKLEEVIELGKTGYAMIENRRWPEAARIFDQIEKLNPQSSLLTEGRAKIAAGIAEEDSQFIGFLTGQAKASLEAKRWDEAAASAQQVLDRFPNEKEATNLLKQITEGKALEADRLTLASARDMLQQRKWDDAIAAASKILASRPGDDDAEALLADATAARDKAAADIRKARELLGQARARDKGQFDQAILDLLREASLLSPEDPEIKAQLEKLSSYARTIRVPGDFATPAEALAKARDRDRVIIAAGTWEGPLVVTAAIDLQGAGPDTTIVQCAAQKGSPITLAAGAKGARVTGFSFRHESFDPGEERYSAALVRGVVVDFVDCRFQDASGHGLAVIEGGHAIANRCRFADNGWNGVAASGPGTLLEVRESESLRNFGHGIESWDGAAIILAGNRCDDNSANGVHADNGGGSVTLEKNQFSGNREFGVVLSSAGSGRATGNTARNNLLGGYAIRAPAAGVAFSGNEATRNTGPGLILDIGLTAASYSGNTNAGNLGQQVLLNANLTVKDEPAPEPPTGNADTPPKASAVPE; from the coding sequence ATGACACTTTCCGATGCGCGCAAAACCCTGGGCCTGGGACCGGACGATGATCCGCGTCCTTTCCTGAATGAATTCAAGGAAGCCCGCGAGCGCATCGCGGAGATGGTCCGCACCGCCCCCAACGACACCCTGGCGGAGCGCTATCAGAAAGGACTGATGGATTTCGACCAGGCTCTGGCCGCCGTGCGCGAGCATCTGGAAGCCGTCGGACTTCTTCCCCGTTCCTCCGATCAAACCCAAGTGAGCACCCCGGCGGAAGCTCCTTCCGCCGAAATTGTTCCATCCGCGCCTGAGGAGACCGTTCCGGCTGCCACCGAGGAATCAGCACAACCCGCCCCACCGGAGGAAATCCCACCCGCGCCGGCACCCATGCCCGCCGTTGCCGAAACGGCTTCACTTCCTCCTCCGGAACAACCCACCACGGTGGATGTGGAGTCCGCGCCTCCGCCAGCACAGGGAGCACCACCTGAGGTCTCACCTGCCGCTGCAGCACCCTCCGTCCCGGAGGAGAACCCGGCCCCGGCCACCCAGGTCACCGACACACCAGTTTCTGAAAAGCCCGCCTTCATCTTCGAGCGGACGGAATCCCTCCCACCTTCGGCCCCCCCGCTGCCGGATGTCACCGGCAAGTCGGACGAGGACGCCGAAGACGATGTTCCCGCCCGGAAATCCAACCGCGCCGCAAAGGTGGCGTGGCTGCTCACCGTCATCCTGCTGTGCATCGCCGGGATGATGTTCTACCTGAAGCGGGAGGAAGATCTGCGCCTGCAGAAACTGGAGGAAGTCATCGAGCTGGGGAAAACAGGCTACGCCATGATCGAGAACCGGCGGTGGCCGGAGGCCGCCCGGATCTTCGACCAGATCGAGAAGCTGAATCCCCAATCCTCCCTCCTCACCGAAGGGCGCGCGAAGATCGCCGCGGGCATCGCGGAAGAGGACAGCCAGTTCATCGGTTTCCTGACCGGCCAGGCGAAAGCCTCGCTGGAGGCGAAGCGGTGGGACGAGGCCGCCGCCTCCGCCCAACAGGTGCTGGATCGTTTCCCCAACGAAAAGGAAGCGACGAACCTCCTCAAGCAGATCACCGAGGGAAAGGCACTTGAAGCGGACCGTCTCACCCTCGCCTCCGCACGCGACATGCTGCAACAGCGCAAATGGGACGACGCCATCGCCGCCGCCAGCAAGATCCTGGCCTCCCGCCCGGGTGATGACGATGCGGAGGCCCTGCTCGCGGACGCGACCGCCGCCCGGGACAAGGCCGCCGCGGACATCCGGAAAGCCAGGGAGCTCCTCGGTCAGGCACGCGCACGCGACAAGGGCCAGTTCGACCAGGCCATCCTCGACCTGCTCCGCGAGGCCAGCCTCCTTTCACCGGAGGACCCGGAGATCAAGGCGCAGTTGGAAAAGCTCTCCTCCTACGCCCGCACCATCCGCGTCCCCGGAGATTTCGCCACCCCGGCGGAGGCCCTTGCCAAGGCGCGGGACAGGGACCGTGTCATCATCGCCGCCGGCACCTGGGAAGGTCCGCTGGTCGTCACTGCCGCCATCGATCTCCAGGGAGCCGGACCGGACACCACCATCGTCCAGTGCGCGGCGCAGAAGGGCAGCCCCATCACCCTCGCCGCAGGTGCGAAGGGTGCCCGCGTGACCGGCTTCTCCTTCCGGCACGAATCGTTCGATCCCGGTGAGGAACGCTACTCCGCCGCGCTCGTCCGTGGCGTGGTGGTGGATTTCGTGGACTGCCGGTTCCAGGACGCCAGCGGCCATGGACTGGCCGTCATCGAGGGCGGGCATGCCATCGCCAACCGCTGCCGCTTCGCTGACAACGGCTGGAACGGCGTGGCCGCCTCCGGCCCCGGCACCCTTCTGGAAGTCCGGGAGTCGGAGTCCCTGCGGAACTTCGGCCACGGCATCGAGTCATGGGACGGCGCGGCCATCATCCTCGCCGGCAACCGTTGTGATGACAACAGCGCCAACGGCGTGCATGCGGACAATGGCGGAGGCTCCGTCACCCTCGAAAAAAACCAGTTCTCCGGCAACCGGGAGTTCGGCGTCGTCCTCAGCAGCGCGGGGTCCGGCAGGGCCACCGGCAACACCGCCCGCAACAACCTGCTGGGAGGATACGCCATCCGCGCCCCCGCCGCCGGAGTCGCATTCTCAGGAAATGAGGCGACCAGGAACACCGGTCCTGGCCTCATCCTCGACATCGGCCTGACCGCCGCCAGCTACTCGGGGAACACCAATGCCGGAAACCTCGGCCAGCAGGTCCTCCTCAACGCCAACCTCACGGTGAAGGACGAACCCGCACCCGAGCCACCCACCGGCAACGCAGATACCCCGCCGAAAGCCTCAGCGGTGCCGGAATAA
- a CDS encoding autotransporter-associated beta strand repeat-containing protein — protein MKTRRFSLFVQRRHPVAAGVGLAFVLGGHLFAQTLYWDTNGTTAGSANLTSGNNIWGTNNLWSTSSAGTAATGAYVQNSDVVISAGTNATGNNTVRVTGTQAANSITFEEGVVTMSAVTGSSVALSIGAGGITMANGLNGTVTIGGSLGTITLSASQTWTNNTTSTARALTLGNGTAASRLTGSATTGNKTTLTFAGGSTGTTTLNSIIEDGGNGGTLEIVKGGSGTLVLSYANTFSGGLTLNAGTLLLNSATAVGSSVLTLKGGTVGTSASGGMTLSNPVQVWDGNFSVGGSTDLNMGTGAVTLTANRSVAIAGTNASTVTVGGDIGGAFRLTTTNASGSGITSILNLDGNNTYSGGTTVNGGVLRFADAAAIPATGTITMGQNGALSVSGVHSTLAGWIGEAKLATTSVGALALTADSNEAFNPTGFNGLSLGAEVGKTVVYTGTITASTGGYFVGGGGGNIEFSNQNTFTGASALTVGNGGSGTTILSNSNDYAGSTTVRAGVALVLRNGGALGGTAAGTNVSGGGSVQLDNVSVLGEALTLNGTGATASAANITDGLRSLSGSNVWSGDVNVVTGASQNVRMGVVGGELLVSGKVALSGNAGASLVLTGAAGTGTISGVISGTALDTPIIKNGNGTWVLSGENTFTGAIRMDAGVLSVDTIGSAAVAGNLGKSDGTLGFGENTTTGTLRYTGTGETSARPISLRASTTGGGVIEQAGSGELEFSGTVGNVNTTMKTLTLTGSTSGSGKLSGAITGTIGIVKAGTGSWEISNSSTVTPNTFTGAITVNDGKLIGSGGLNSTTAVNLNGGTFVLGADNVVNSAAGVTMAGGALEMAGFSNSFGALALSVGASLLNLSGGESVVTFGPSIALAWTGSLSILGWSSAGGTERVDFTGGLTTDQLAAITFDNPDGFAPGTYTSKLVGIEVVPDALIPEPSAAILAAAGSVVVAFRRRRI, from the coding sequence ATGAAAACCCGCCGTTTTTCTTTGTTCGTGCAGCGTCGTCACCCTGTCGCCGCAGGTGTGGGGCTTGCGTTTGTCCTGGGAGGACATCTTTTCGCTCAAACGCTATACTGGGATACCAATGGCACCACCGCCGGATCGGCGAACCTGACCTCGGGAAACAACATCTGGGGCACCAACAATCTCTGGAGCACCAGTTCCGCCGGGACGGCTGCCACCGGAGCCTACGTCCAGAACAGCGACGTGGTCATCTCCGCTGGCACCAATGCGACGGGAAACAACACCGTCCGGGTCACCGGAACGCAGGCGGCGAACAGCATCACCTTCGAGGAAGGGGTCGTCACCATGTCCGCGGTGACAGGTAGTTCTGTGGCGCTGTCAATCGGGGCCGGGGGAATCACGATGGCGAATGGTCTCAACGGGACGGTGACCATCGGCGGGAGCCTTGGGACGATCACGTTGTCCGCAAGCCAGACATGGACGAACAACACGACCAGCACTGCCAGGGCGCTCACCCTGGGGAACGGAACGGCGGCGAGCCGTCTGACGGGATCAGCCACGACCGGAAACAAAACCACCCTCACCTTCGCCGGAGGCAGTACTGGAACCACCACGCTGAACAGCATCATCGAAGACGGCGGCAATGGCGGGACCCTTGAGATCGTCAAGGGCGGCAGCGGCACCCTCGTCCTCTCCTATGCGAATACCTTCAGCGGCGGACTGACACTGAATGCCGGCACCCTGCTGCTGAACTCCGCGACAGCCGTTGGCTCCAGCGTGCTCACTTTGAAAGGCGGCACGGTGGGGACCAGTGCCTCCGGCGGGATGACCCTCAGCAATCCGGTCCAGGTGTGGGACGGAAATTTCAGCGTCGGTGGATCCACGGATCTGAACATGGGGACAGGGGCTGTCACCTTGACGGCCAACCGGAGTGTCGCCATCGCCGGCACCAACGCCTCGACGGTGACGGTGGGCGGCGACATCGGCGGGGCATTCCGCCTGACGACCACGAATGCCTCCGGATCCGGGATCACCTCGATCCTCAATCTCGATGGCAACAACACCTACTCCGGAGGAACCACCGTCAATGGGGGCGTCCTGCGGTTCGCGGACGCGGCGGCGATTCCGGCGACCGGCACCATCACCATGGGGCAGAACGGCGCGCTTTCCGTCAGCGGAGTCCATTCCACCCTGGCGGGTTGGATCGGGGAAGCCAAACTCGCCACAACTTCGGTGGGGGCGCTGGCTTTGACGGCGGATTCCAACGAAGCGTTCAACCCCACCGGCTTCAACGGCCTCTCGCTGGGCGCGGAAGTGGGCAAGACGGTGGTCTATACGGGGACGATCACCGCCTCCACGGGCGGTTATTTCGTGGGTGGTGGCGGGGGAAACATCGAATTTTCCAATCAAAACACGTTCACCGGAGCCTCCGCGCTGACGGTCGGGAACGGAGGCTCCGGAACCACCATTCTCAGCAACTCGAACGATTACGCCGGGTCGACAACGGTGCGGGCCGGGGTGGCTTTGGTTCTGCGGAACGGTGGTGCCCTGGGTGGCACCGCCGCTGGAACCAACGTCAGCGGTGGTGGGTCCGTCCAGTTGGACAACGTGTCCGTGCTGGGGGAAGCGCTCACCCTGAATGGAACGGGTGCCACCGCGAGCGCCGCCAATATCACGGATGGCCTCAGATCCCTCTCCGGAAGCAACGTCTGGTCCGGTGACGTCAATGTGGTCACCGGAGCCAGCCAGAACGTCAGGATGGGCGTGGTGGGCGGGGAACTGCTGGTCAGCGGAAAGGTGGCTCTTTCCGGAAACGCGGGGGCCTCGCTGGTCCTCACCGGGGCTGCTGGAACGGGCACCATCTCCGGGGTGATCTCCGGAACCGCGCTCGACACCCCCATCATCAAGAACGGTAACGGAACATGGGTGCTCAGCGGTGAGAACACGTTCACCGGTGCCATCCGGATGGACGCAGGGGTGCTTTCCGTGGACACCATCGGCAGCGCCGCGGTGGCCGGGAATCTCGGCAAGTCCGATGGAACGCTTGGTTTCGGGGAGAACACCACGACGGGTACGCTCCGCTACACCGGGACGGGTGAAACTTCCGCGCGCCCGATTTCACTGCGGGCATCCACCACGGGCGGAGGCGTCATCGAGCAGGCGGGCAGCGGGGAACTGGAATTCAGCGGGACGGTCGGCAACGTGAACACAACGATGAAGACCCTCACGCTCACCGGCTCCACCAGTGGGTCAGGGAAGCTGAGCGGCGCGATCACCGGCACCATCGGCATCGTGAAAGCGGGAACGGGAAGCTGGGAGATTTCGAACTCCAGCACGGTGACGCCCAACACCTTCACCGGTGCCATCACCGTCAACGACGGCAAGCTGATCGGGAGCGGGGGACTCAATTCCACCACCGCAGTCAACCTGAACGGCGGAACTTTCGTGCTCGGTGCGGACAATGTGGTGAACAGCGCCGCGGGCGTCACGATGGCAGGCGGTGCCCTGGAGATGGCGGGCTTCAGCAATTCATTCGGCGCGCTGGCCCTTTCGGTGGGCGCGTCCCTGCTGAATCTGTCCGGTGGTGAGAGCGTGGTCACCTTCGGCCCCTCCATCGCCCTGGCGTGGACGGGTTCACTTTCCATCCTCGGCTGGTCGAGTGCGGGCGGAACGGAGCGGGTGGACTTCACCGGTGGCCTGACCACGGACCAGTTGGCGGCCATCACCTTTGACAATCCGGACGGTTTCGCCCCGGGCACGTACACTTCGAAACTGGTCGGCATCGAGGTGGTTCCGGATGCTTTGATTCCGGAACCATCCGCCGCCATCCTGGCGGCGGCGGGTTCGGTGGTGGTGGCTTTCCGCAGGCGGAGGATCTGA